A portion of the Desulfomonilia bacterium genome contains these proteins:
- a CDS encoding glycoside hydrolase domain-containing protein: protein MNHKIPVLFLSAIVLMFASACNDGIKVWVEPSTERVMMNTPAGSDSQAFIYAARNEYESFQVVVRGGLKGLKDVNVAATDLTGPGDAFIPKENITMFREYYVKVNSPSFLGGVVGNLRLPGNYPDPLIPFFDPYDSGHPAVGAPFDITRLKNQPVWIDVYVPEETPAGSYTGKLEITAAGKNPVYIDLNLTVWDFSIPRERTIATSYGLLPGSVPQYHPQALTAEAKNNYEQELHRHRIDSFSTAGMLEYPFVFGSDGHLLPVDWSNYDAVMGPRLDGSFYNDGVPLYRFNAGFFYPGGTGWMETSLTDEQYKEAAKEFARHLKEKGWMDRVYMYVLDEPFINAKSYDVVANDIKLILEADPDWKGAFLVTNWWVKDLEDTIDIWCPEVTKYDDWFLGAIGVKFAGREQYAKMLADGRELWFYVCLATVPPYPGYDIDTMIGYEPRILMWGSWYEGATGFLYWSTMYWVKDDPWGKLKDPVTFPVSSRNGDGFLFYPGDHNGTLSPAGSPHGISINGPITSIRLKQTRDGLEDWEMFKMASSAAGVDAVKACVSRAYTQMGTAPVLGLYNPLSPPWTYDGKVLNEVRKEVAGMIINNHP from the coding sequence ATGAACCATAAAATTCCTGTTCTTTTTTTATCTGCCATTGTCCTGATGTTTGCCAGTGCATGTAATGATGGCATCAAGGTCTGGGTCGAACCGTCAACCGAGAGGGTCATGATGAACACGCCTGCCGGGTCAGATTCTCAGGCCTTCATATATGCTGCAAGAAATGAATACGAATCATTCCAGGTTGTCGTTCGTGGCGGGCTCAAAGGTCTAAAAGATGTCAATGTTGCTGCAACGGATTTAACCGGACCGGGAGACGCCTTTATTCCCAAAGAGAATATAACCATGTTCAGGGAATATTACGTGAAGGTGAACAGCCCGTCCTTCCTTGGCGGAGTTGTCGGAAATCTCAGACTGCCCGGCAACTATCCTGACCCTCTTATACCTTTTTTCGATCCCTATGATTCCGGACACCCGGCAGTAGGAGCCCCTTTTGATATCACAAGGCTAAAAAACCAGCCGGTGTGGATAGATGTTTATGTCCCTGAAGAAACTCCGGCAGGCTCTTATACCGGAAAGCTTGAGATAACCGCCGCAGGAAAGAATCCGGTTTATATCGATTTGAATCTGACGGTCTGGGACTTCAGCATTCCCAGGGAAAGAACAATCGCAACCTCTTACGGGCTGTTACCGGGAAGCGTTCCTCAATACCATCCACAGGCTTTAACAGCGGAAGCGAAGAATAATTACGAACAGGAATTGCACCGGCACAGGATAGATTCTTTCAGTACTGCGGGAATGCTTGAGTATCCATTCGTGTTCGGGAGCGACGGACATCTTCTGCCTGTTGACTGGTCTAATTATGATGCAGTCATGGGGCCGAGGCTCGATGGAAGCTTCTATAATGACGGGGTTCCTCTATACCGATTCAATGCAGGTTTCTTCTATCCGGGAGGCACCGGCTGGATGGAGACTAGCCTTACCGATGAACAGTACAAGGAGGCCGCAAAAGAATTCGCAAGGCACCTGAAGGAAAAGGGCTGGATGGACAGGGTCTATATGTATGTCCTCGACGAACCCTTCATCAATGCGAAAAGCTATGATGTAGTTGCAAATGACATAAAGCTCATCCTCGAAGCGGACCCTGACTGGAAAGGTGCGTTCCTAGTAACGAACTGGTGGGTCAAGGACCTTGAAGATACGATAGATATATGGTGCCCCGAGGTCACGAAATACGACGACTGGTTCCTCGGCGCAATCGGCGTTAAATTTGCAGGTCGCGAGCAGTATGCAAAAATGTTGGCAGACGGCCGCGAGCTCTGGTTCTATGTCTGCCTTGCAACCGTCCCCCCTTATCCGGGATATGACATTGATACGATGATAGGCTATGAGCCCCGCATACTCATGTGGGGTTCATGGTATGAGGGTGCGACCGGATTCCTTTACTGGAGCACGATGTACTGGGTAAAAGACGACCCCTGGGGCAAGCTCAAGGACCCGGTTACTTTCCCGGTTTCATCACGCAACGGCGACGGGTTCCTGTTCTATCCGGGCGACCATAACGGAACATTATCGCCGGCCGGTTCTCCTCATGGGATATCGATAAACGGACCTATCACATCCATTCGTCTGAAGCAGACAAGGGACGGGCTTGAAGACTGGGAAATGTTCAAGATGGCGTCATCCGCCGCAGGTGTGGACGCTGTAAAAGCTTGTGTATCCAGGGCCTACACACAAATGGGCACTGCGCCTGTCCTCGGGCTCTATAATCCGCTGAGTCCTCCGTGGACATATGACGGAAAGGTGCTGAACGAGGTGAGAAAAGAGGTTGCCGGGATGATTATTAATAACCATCCCTAA
- a CDS encoding patatin-like phospholipase family protein, with product MRISNGKTRLIPFIIMLACMLGTEDAWSRPTVGLVLSGGGARGAAHVGVIQVLEEMNIPIDFIAGTSMGSIVGGLYAIGTPSEEIEQLTTRMDWNEMFSDTIPRQMQTYRQKEGQENYILSVSINSRKGLQAPKGLISGKKLDLTLRALTLGAGDDFNAYPIPFSAVATNVETGKMVVLNKGDLAISLRASMAIPVAFSPVVINGIQLIDGGVSRNLPIDVARQMGADVVIAVNIGTPLNTADNIRNVLNIADQTTGFLTNDNVEQQIRTLREGDTLITPDLGDITTGSFGRMEEAVQIGRKTALAMSDELKRYSVSPEEYKAFRSNQLKASHRPGKIEFVEIAQKKQIINTNLLKKYLSYVLNKTKRKKADPDVLAQTIFQMYQREDLENIDFKLIEKNGKQGILLEPRLKEHIQYNIDLGFKLSNDFKGNTGYDILLEYRMTHINRLNADWKNRFRFGEIREAYTEFYQPLETEAWRAFVAPYGMYDSNPYYVYDGSSRLAQYQFDNVYAGADIGYQMAEFGEVRIGLFAGSSDTELRTGDPSLPEVGFHNAGYRASLVFDQLDNTSFPHSGGYFNAVFTAGRKGLGADENFDAIETMGLVPVTFGRSTISAKARWDSQLSGTEDFNQLFFLGGFLELSGLVQNQLYGQQLILGELIYTFRLLKKKVFNNDLYAGCSVEAGNTWMSKSDMCFDDLRGAFSVFLGADSIIGPVYLAYGHAEGGNNAVYFYIGSFF from the coding sequence ATGCGTATCAGTAATGGGAAGACCAGACTTATTCCATTTATAATAATGCTTGCATGCATGTTGGGGACTGAAGATGCCTGGTCAAGGCCCACTGTTGGACTCGTGCTGAGCGGGGGAGGAGCCAGAGGGGCCGCTCATGTCGGGGTAATACAGGTGCTTGAGGAGATGAACATTCCCATTGATTTTATTGCTGGCACCAGCATGGGCTCGATAGTTGGCGGTCTGTATGCAATTGGGACGCCATCGGAAGAAATAGAGCAGCTTACCACCAGAATGGACTGGAATGAAATGTTCAGCGATACGATACCAAGGCAGATGCAGACCTATCGCCAGAAGGAAGGTCAGGAGAACTATATACTAAGCGTGTCGATAAATTCCAGGAAAGGTTTGCAGGCCCCCAAAGGATTGATATCGGGAAAGAAACTCGACCTTACGCTCAGGGCGCTTACCCTCGGGGCGGGAGATGATTTCAATGCCTACCCGATCCCTTTCAGCGCAGTAGCGACGAATGTGGAGACGGGCAAGATGGTTGTGCTTAATAAAGGTGATCTCGCCATATCCCTGCGTGCAAGCATGGCCATTCCGGTTGCGTTTTCACCTGTTGTGATAAATGGCATTCAGCTGATTGACGGAGGCGTGTCGAGGAACCTGCCGATTGACGTGGCCCGGCAGATGGGTGCCGATGTTGTGATAGCCGTCAATATCGGCACTCCGCTGAATACAGCAGACAACATCAGAAATGTCCTGAATATCGCGGACCAGACGACAGGTTTCCTGACGAACGACAACGTCGAACAGCAGATCAGGACTCTCAGAGAGGGTGACACCCTGATAACCCCTGATCTGGGAGACATCACGACTGGGAGCTTCGGCAGGATGGAGGAAGCTGTTCAGATCGGAAGGAAAACAGCGCTGGCAATGTCTGATGAGTTGAAGCGCTACTCGGTGAGTCCTGAAGAATACAAAGCCTTTCGTTCCAATCAGCTCAAGGCATCGCATCGTCCCGGCAAGATCGAGTTTGTCGAAATAGCCCAGAAAAAGCAGATCATCAACACAAACCTGTTAAAAAAATATCTCAGCTACGTGCTTAACAAGACAAAGCGAAAGAAAGCAGACCCTGATGTCCTTGCACAAACCATCTTCCAGATGTATCAACGGGAGGACCTTGAGAATATCGACTTCAAACTCATCGAGAAGAACGGTAAACAGGGAATACTTCTCGAACCCAGGCTGAAGGAGCATATACAGTACAATATAGACCTCGGGTTCAAGCTGTCCAACGATTTCAAGGGCAATACCGGATACGACATCCTTCTAGAATACCGTATGACCCATATCAACAGGCTGAATGCGGACTGGAAAAACCGGTTCAGGTTCGGTGAAATACGTGAAGCCTACACCGAATTCTATCAGCCACTCGAAACAGAGGCATGGAGAGCTTTTGTGGCCCCGTATGGAATGTACGATTCCAATCCGTATTACGTATACGACGGATCATCCCGCCTTGCCCAATATCAATTCGATAATGTATACGCAGGGGCCGACATCGGATATCAGATGGCCGAATTCGGGGAAGTGCGTATCGGCCTTTTTGCAGGATCGAGTGATACGGAGCTCAGGACCGGGGACCCGTCTCTGCCGGAAGTGGGTTTCCACAATGCCGGCTACAGGGCAAGCCTTGTCTTCGATCAACTCGACAATACGTCATTTCCTCACAGCGGCGGATATTTTAACGCGGTGTTTACCGCTGGCAGAAAGGGGCTCGGGGCTGATGAAAACTTCGATGCGATCGAGACGATGGGTCTGGTCCCGGTCACCTTCGGCCGGAGTACTATTTCTGCAAAAGCCAGGTGGGATTCGCAGCTGAGCGGCACGGAAGATTTCAACCAGCTGTTCTTTCTGGGCGGGTTTCTGGAGCTCTCAGGCCTTGTTCAGAACCAGCTTTACGGGCAGCAGCTGATTCTGGGCGAGCTTATATATACGTTCAGGCTTCTTAAAAAGAAGGTGTTCAACAACGACCTGTATGCCGGATGTTCCGTGGAAGCAGGTAATACGTGGATGAGCAAGTCGGATATGTGCTTTGACGACCTCCGTGGAGCGTTCAGCGTATTCCTTGGCGCCGATTCAATCATAGGGCCTGTATATCTGGCATACGGACATGCCGAGGGCGGAAACAACGCGGTTTATTTCTATATCGGCTCTTTCTTCTGA
- the htpX gene encoding protease HtpX has translation MFKRIMLFILTNILVMVTISIIINILGINPYLSRYGLNWQALAVFCLIWGMAGAFISLAMSKFIAKHAYGVQIIDSNSGHPLVALVSRLCMQANLPMPEVGIYDSPEMNAFATGPTRKRSLVAVSTGLLNNMNSAEVEGVLAHEISHIANGDMITMTLIAGIVNSFAMFLSRVISYFVSLGVREEMAYLVRFVLTIALDIIFSILGSIVVAGFSRTREYRADKGSANLVGRDKMIAALEKLKAVYQPLDKRAPSLNTLMIAGKGSFIELFATHPPLDKRIEALKQI, from the coding sequence ATGTTCAAGAGAATAATGCTTTTCATCCTGACTAATATCCTGGTGATGGTCACCATCTCGATAATAATAAACATCCTTGGAATAAATCCCTATCTGAGCCGGTATGGCCTCAACTGGCAGGCGCTTGCCGTCTTCTGCCTGATATGGGGTATGGCGGGTGCGTTCATTTCGCTTGCCATGTCGAAGTTCATTGCAAAGCATGCTTATGGCGTTCAGATTATCGACTCGAATTCCGGACATCCGCTGGTCGCGCTTGTAAGCAGGCTATGCATGCAGGCCAACCTGCCCATGCCGGAAGTCGGGATTTACGATTCTCCAGAAATGAATGCATTCGCAACTGGCCCCACAAGGAAGAGAAGCCTTGTGGCTGTTTCGACAGGACTTCTCAACAATATGAACAGTGCCGAGGTCGAAGGCGTGCTGGCCCATGAGATAAGCCACATTGCAAACGGTGACATGATTACCATGACGCTCATTGCAGGCATCGTGAACTCGTTCGCCATGTTCCTCTCCCGGGTAATCAGCTATTTCGTAAGCCTAGGGGTAAGGGAGGAAATGGCTTATCTGGTAAGATTTGTCCTTACCATAGCGCTCGACATCATATTCAGCATTCTCGGTTCGATAGTAGTGGCGGGTTTTTCAAGGACCAGGGAATATCGTGCAGACAAGGGTTCGGCAAACCTTGTAGGAAGGGATAAAATGATAGCTGCTCTTGAGAAACTGAAGGCGGTCTATCAGCCGCTTGATAAAAGAGCACCATCTCTTAATACTCTTATGATTGCAGGCAAGGGTTCCTTCATCGAACTCTTTGCAACGCACCCGCCGCTTGATAAAAGGATTGAGGCACTTAAACAAATATAA